One stretch of Caloenas nicobarica isolate bCalNic1 chromosome 2, bCalNic1.hap1, whole genome shotgun sequence DNA includes these proteins:
- the MAF1 gene encoding repressor of RNA polymerase III transcription MAF1 homolog gives MKLLENSSFEAINSQLTVETGDAHIIGRIESYSCKMAGDDKHMFKQFCQEGQPHVLEALSPPQTTGISPSRSGKSQSGDEEGPLSDKCSRKTLFYLIATLNESFRPDYDFSAAKSHEFSREPSLNWVVNAVNCSLFSAVREDFKALKPHLWDAVDEEICLSECDIYSYNPDLDSDPFGEDGSLWSFNYFFYNKRLKRIVFFTCRSISGYAYTCPEPGTELDMELGEEDAEENGDTGDSGDTESGSIEEERVPVLCV, from the exons ATGAAGCTGTTGGAGAACTCGAGTTTTGAAGCAATAAACTCCCAGCTGACGGTGGAGACGGGAGATGCTCACATCATCGGCAG GATCGAGAGCTACTCGTGCAAGATGGCCGGTGACGACAAGCACATGTTCAAGCAGTTCTGCCAGGAGGGGCAGCCCCACGTCCTGGAGGCCCTGTCGCCCCCCCAGACCACGGGGATCAGCCCCAGCAG ATCCGGTAAAAGCCAGAGCGGCGATGAGGAGGGACCCCTGAGCGACAAGTGCAGCCGCAAGACCCTCTTCTACCTGATCGCCACCCTCAACGAGTCCTTCCGGCCCGACTACGACTTCAGCGCGGCCAAGAGCCACGAATTCAGCCGGGAGCCCAGTCTGAACTGG GTGGTGAACGCCGTCAACTGCAGCCTCTTCTCTGCCGTGCGGGAGGATTTCAAGGCACTGAAGCCGCATCTGTGGGACGCAGTGGACGAGGAGATCTGTCTGTCTGAGTGTGACATCTACag CTACAACCCCGACCTGGACTCGGACCCCTTCGGGGAGGACGGCAGCCTCTGGTCCTTCAACTATTTCTTTTACAACAAGCGGCTCAAGCGCATCGTCTTCTTCACCTGCCGCTCCATCAG CGGGTACGCGTACACGTGCCCGGAGCCTGGCACCGAGCTGGACATGGAGCTGGGTGAGGAGGACGCGGAGGAGAACGGGGACACCGGTGACAGTGGGGACACCGAGAGCGGCAGCATCGAGGAGGAGAG GGTGCCAGTTCTCTGCGTGTGA
- the HGH1 gene encoding protein HGH1 homolog — translation MAEAAAEAALAELAALLAPAAGEAARAGAAAAALALSGDAAGRRLLAGRPEALAALLELAAAPGPPAARDALGCLVNVSAEPAAREPLLAALPALLGLLPAGPACGLLANLCRERGAARRVLRGLRERGPGLGPLLDALGEPRPPAQLGPLLCNLSQLPEGRRGLLDRSRRSVQRLLPFTQYRDSAVHRRGIVGALRNCCFEHEDHEWLLSEEVDILPFLLLPLAGPEELPDEEMERLPPELQYLPQDKRREEEPDIRKMLLESIMLLMATRAGRRTVRDKGTYLVLRELHRWEREPHVLTACEKLIQVLIGDEPGPGMENLLEVTVPEELEQQLQRLDREEEERWRREEEEQRDEEKERRAAQGSTPHPEEPPR, via the exons atggcggaggcggcggcggaggcCGCGCTGGCGGAGCTGGCGGCCCTGCTGGCCCCGGCGGCGGGCGaggcggcgcgggcgggcgcggcggcggcggcgctggcgcTGTCGGGGgacgcggcggggcggcggctgcTGGCGGGGCGGCCCGAGGCCCTGGCGGCCTTGCTGGAgctggcggcggcgccgggcccgCCCGCGGCCCGCGACGCGCTGGGCTGCCTGGTGAACGTGTCGGCCGAGCCCGCGGCCCGGGAGCCGCTGCTGGCGGCGCTGCCcgcgctgctggggctgctgccggcCGGGCCGGCCTGCGGGCTGCTGGCCAACCTGTGCCGGgagcgcggggcggcgcggcgggtgCTGCGGGGCCTGCGGGAGCGCGGGCCCGGGCTGGGGCCGCTGCTGGACGCGCTGGGGGAGCCCCGGCCGCCCGCTCAGCTCGGGCCGCTGCTCTGCAACCTCAGCCAGCTGCCCGAGGGCCGCCGCGGCCTGCTCGACCGCTCCCG GCGCTCGGTGCAGCGGCTGCTGCCCTTCACCCAGTACCGGGATTCTGCTGTTCATCGCCGGGGCATCGTGGGCGCCCTCAGGAACTGCTGCTTCGAGCACG AGGATCATGAGTGGCTGCTGAGCGAGGAGGTCGAcatcctgcccttcctcctgctgcccctggcTGGCCCCGAGGAGCTCCCCGATGAGGAGATGGAAC GGCTGCCCCCCGAGCTGCAGTACCTGCCACAGGACAAGCGGCGTGAGGAGGAGCCCGATATCCGCAAGATGCTCCTGGAATCCATCATGCTG CTCATGGCCACCAGGGCCGGCCGGCGCACGGTGAGGGACAAGGGGACGTACCTGGTCCTGCGGGAGCTGCACCGCTGGGAGCGGGAGCCCCATGTGCTGACTGCCTGTGAGAAGCTCATCCAG GTGCTGATCGGGGACGAGCCCGGGCCGGGGATGGAGAACTTGCTGGAGGTGACGGTCCccgaggagctggagcagcagctgcagcgccTGGATCGGGAGGAGGAAGAGCGGTGGCGgcgggaggaagaggagcagcgGGATGAAGAAAAGGAGCGGCGAGCGGCGCAGGGCTCCACACCGCACCCCGAGGAGCCCCCACGGTGA